CAGGTATAGGGAGGAAGTGCGCCAACATTGTCTTAGCATACGGCTTTGGGAGGCAAGCTATCCCAGTGGATACTCACGTAAACAGGATAAGCAAACGCCTCGGTCTGGCTCCCCCGAGGGTGGCTCCTGAAAAGGTAGAGGAGTACCTCATGGAGCTGATTCCAAAGGACAAGTGGATATACGTCAACCACGCGATGGTTGACCACGGGAAGAGCATCTGCAGGCCGATAAACCCGAAGTGCGACGAATGCCCCCTAAGGGAGCTCTGCCCCTACGCAAAGGGGCTCGTCACGGAGGAGCATCTCAGGGGGAGGAAGGCATGAGGCGAAGGGTGGGCCTCTCGATGACCGCTTTTAGAGGGGAGAGCCCAGGGGAATTTGCTGGATGGACGGCCAGGGTTGAAGGGCTTGGCTTCGACTTCGTTGAGCTCGTGAGCGAGTGGCCGCACTACATAACGCCCGAGAACTGGCGGGAGTGGGCCGATGCCATTGAGAGCACGAACCTCGGCGTTACCCTGCACGCGCCCTTCATTGACATCAACATAGCCTCATTCAACGCGGTCATACGGGAGACCTCGCTCAGGATTATAGAGGAGTCTCTCGACGCGGCTTCGCGCCTTGGGGCGGAGGTCGTTACGCTCCACCCGGGCCACTGCTCGCCAATAAGCCGCGAGAGGCAGAGGGATTACCTTGAGATACACAGGGCCTCCCTGGAGAGGCTCGGAAACCTCGGTGAGGAGTACGGGGTCAAAATCGGCGTCGAGAACATGCCCCACTTTCCAATCCTCGATGGTCAAGGGTGCGACAGGCTGGAGGAGATACTCACGGGATTGAACATTGGGGTGACCTTCGACGTGGGGCATTTAAACACCACAACGGGGGCCTTTGAGCGCTTTATCGCGAGACTGGGGGAGAGAATCGTTCACGTGCACCTCCACGACAACTCCGGGGAAAGCGACGAACACCGCGCCCTGGGTAGCGGGACGATTCCGTGGGAGAGGGTTCTAAAAGCGCTTCCACCCGTGACGTGGGCCCTGGAAGTTCTGACCCTCGAAGACGCGGAGAAAAGTCTGGGGCTCATAAAGCGGTTTGGGGAATGAAAAGAAAGGGCTTCACTCCTCCTCTTCCACTTCCTCTCCGGCCAGCTTTCTGAGCTTGTCGAGGTCGGAACCGACGGCTATGAGAACGTCCCCCTCCTCCAGCGTGTCGTCCTTTCCCGGGTTGTAGACGTACCTCGTTCCGCGCTTTATCGCCAGAATCCTCGTGCCTATCTTGCTGGGGAGCTTGAGCTGGGCCAGGGTCTTTCCGTGGAGGATCGAGCCCGGCCTCACTGTCACCCTCCCAAGCTCCTCCTCGGTGTCCTCCATAATCTTCCTGATTATCGGGTGAGGCTCAACATCGCGGAGCACTATCTCCGATATCTTGTAGGCGGCGTCGCTCATCTGCTCGTTTATGGTGGCGACCTCTATCACACTAAGGAGCTTCGTGGGCTTCTCCTCCTTTTTGGCCGCCTTGAGGGCGAGCTTCTTGACCTTGAGGGTGAGGTCGTCCATGCGCTCCTCCAGCAGGTAAACCTCCTCGGCGATGTCCTCGCTGTTGTACATGACGGAGGAGAAGGCGAGGTCAACCATGAGGGATGAAAGGTCCTTCATCTCCACGAGGCAGTTTTTAATCTCCTTGAGCTCACTCATTGCCCACCACCTTCATTATGCCCCTTGCGAGCTCCTTGAGGTAGTCTATCGACGTCTGCGTTCCCCTACCTATGAGAACGTCGTTCGCCAGTATCTTGAAGTCTCCGTCGGGGGCAAAAATCCAGCGCTTGCCCCTCCTGACGGCTATGAGCCACACCCCCGTGTTGCTCGCGAGGTCGAGCTCCTCCAGCGTCTTCCCCACGAGGACGGAGTGCGGGGCAACGATGAAGCGCCCTATGACCTCCTCGCTCTCCATGATGGCCTCCCTTATGACGGGATGTAGCTCAACGCCCTCGAGAACCATCTTGGCAAGGTCAGCTGCGGCGTTCGAGACGTCGTCTATGGCGTGTGCCATCTGGAGGATTGAGGTTATCTTCTCCGCATCTCGGGGATTCCTTGCGGCGAGAACGGCGTGAACCGTCAGGTGGTAGTTGAGAAGGTCGAGGTACTCCTCCAGCTCCAGCACTTCCTCCGCTATGTCCTCCTCATTAAAGAGAACGGATGAGTACGCCAGGTCAACCATAAGCTCGGCGGTGTTTTTCATCTCAATGAAAATCTCCTTGACGTTCTTCGGACGGTACTCGTACTCCTCCAGCTCCTCCACGAGGTTCTCACCATTCCTTGGCTGCCCGCGAAAGTTTATTTAGTTTTCGGGCCATGACGGGAAAACTTATATAGTACCTCGCAGACTATTTTCGGCAAAACGTGCAGGGGTGGCAGCGATGGAGAGTGATAGGGATGGGGGCCCTTCAGGAGCTGAAAAACAGGGTTTTATCCGCCTACAGGACGACGCTACCCTCGCTCGTGCTCTCATTGATAATCGGCCTATTCGGCGGTACGTTTCTCGGCAAGTACTTTGACAAGGTCCGTTCCTCCTACCCAGGCCTTCTCGTGATTCTGCCGGGAATAATGGGGCTCCGCGGAAACGTCTTCGGTTCCCTGGCCTCGCGCTTCTCCACGATGCTCTACCTCGGTGAACTCGAACCATGCCTGAGGGACAGAAAAGTGCTCAAAAACGTGGTGATCGCGGTTATGCTATCCCTGATCCCCATAACCCTCCTTTGGGCGATAGGCGTCCTCCAGGGCATCAGAAAGAACGCTTTTGAAATCCTCCTAATAGTGATAAGCTCCACGATTCTGGTCTCCCTCATCCTCGGGTACTTCAGTGCCTTCGTGACCATCTTCAGCTTCCGCCGTGGGAGTGACCCCGACAGTGTCGCGGCGCCCCTTGTGGCCTCTATGGGGGATTTACTCACCATACCCTCCCTTATAATGTTCATACTCCTCCTGGAGCACTCCAAGGGGCAGTTCTGGACTTCCAACACGGCCCTCGTCGTGCTCTTCCTCTTCCTCATCGGGGTTGGCAGGGTCAGAAGGGCGGAGGTTCTTGAGCTGAAGGAGCTCTTCATAACCATAACGGCCCTCGCCCTCCTCTCGGTGGTCTCGGGCTCACTCCTCCACCGCTACAGCGAAATAATAGGCAGAGCCCTCCTCCTTGGTTTCATATACCCGGCACTCCTCAGCAGCTTCGGGAACTACGGCTCGGTCGTGGCCGCTAAAACCTCCACAAAGCTCCACCTCGGTGAGATTGAAGGTTACCTCTCCGGAGAGCAGATGCTCGAGATACTCGGCCTGTTCATGACGACGCCCGTTATAGGGGTGGCGCTGAGTTATCTCGGGGCGCTTGTGGTGAGGCTCACCACGGGGGCGAGCGTTGTGCCGCTCCGCACCCTTGTACTGACCTACCCCTTCATGGCGCTCTTCGTGATGTTCTACGCCTACACGCTCTCCTACTTCCTCTTCCAGAGGAACATAGATCCCGACAGCGTGGCGATTCCCCTGATAGCGAACAACAGCGACATACTCGGTACCATATACACGGTGATGCTCGCGAAGATGGCAACGGGCATGTAAAAAAAGTGGGAGAAGTATCAACCGAGGCGCTTCCTCATGAATGCCTCGAAGTTGTCCATTGCCTCCTCAAGAACCGGGACCGGCGGCAGGAAGACTATGCGGAAGTGCCAGTCGCCTACCCTTCCGAAGCCGGAGCCGTGGACGAATAAAACATGCGCCTCGTTGAGGACGTCGAGGACGAACTCCTTATCGCTCTTCCACTTGGAGCGCTCCTCTATCCGCGGGAAGATGTAAAAGGCTCCCTGCGGCTTCTGGGTGCTCACCCCAGGTATTTCAGTGAGGCGCTTGTAGATGTAGTCCCTCCTCTCCTTAAGCTTGGCCATGTACTCCCCGAGATAATCCATCGGGCCGGTTAGGCCTGCTATCGCCGCGAACTGGGCCGGAGTGCTCGGGCAGAGCCTTATGCGAGCGAGCTTGTCTATGGCTTCCCTCACTTCTGCCAGCTTGTTCTCCGGGTCAACGTAGTAGAAGTAGCCCAAACGCCATCCGGTGGCGAAGTAGACCTTGGACATGCCGTTCATCACTATAACCGGAACGTCCTTTGTGAGTGAGCCTGGAGAAACGTGCTCCCCCTCGTAGGTCATGAGGTCGTATATCTCGTCGCTTATGATCAGGATATCGTACTCTCCGGCGAGGTCAATTATCTCCTTCACCGTCTTCTTCTCGTAAAGCGCTCCGGTGGGGTTGTTTGGGTTTATGACCGCGATGGCCTTCGTCCTCTCGTCTATGCGCTTCCTCATGTCGTCTATGTCCGGCTGCCAGCCCTCCTCCTCAAGGGTGGTGTACTCGTTGGGGATTCCACCGTAGAACTTGACGAGGCCTGTGTAAGGCGGATAGCTCGGGCTTGGAACGAGAATGTTGTCCCCTGGATCGAGGATGCCGCCGAATATAAGCTGGAGGGCCTCGGTGACGGCCGTTGTGACGCGAACATCGTCGGGACTTACATTAACGCCGTTCTTCCTCTTCTCCCGCTCCACTATGGCCTCCCTGAGCTCCGGAATACCTTCACTCGGGCCGTAGTAGTTGTGGCCCTCATTTATCGCCCTGCAGTAAGCTTCCTTCATGTGCTCCGGCGGCTGGAAGTCGTACTTCCCGGGATCGCCTATGTTGAGGCGGATAACCTTTATCCCCTTCTTTTCGAGCTCCCTTGCGGGGAGAACGACGTCCCTTATGGCGTACTCAACACCCATGGCCCTTTCAGATGGATGAATCATTTCAATCACCACTGGACTGTTAAGACTTCAACCATAAAAACTTATTCATGCGTGGGGCCAAAGCTTAAAAGTCCCGGGGAGGAATTCGCAACAGGCGATGAAGAATAGCAAGCAAACTGAGAGCTCACGAAATGATGACGTGAACACCCACTGAGCCTAAACGTACACCGCGAACGGGGCAAGGATCAGCACATCAAGCCCCGCTTTTCTCGCGCTCTCGAGCGCGTCGGCAGGGGAGCACACTATCGGCTCTCCATGCATGTTGAAGCTCGTGTTGAGCACTGCCCCAATTCCCGCTTTTTTATTGAATTCTTCAATTGTGGAATAGTATAATTCGTTAACCTTTTTCCTCACGGCCTGCGGCCTCGTGGTTCCGTCAACGTGGACAACGGCCGGGGCTGCCTCTCTAAACTCCTCGCTCGCGGTGTAGCTCATGGTCATGAACTCGTTGGGCTCTCCGTTCAGATCTTCGAGGTATTCTCCCGCCTTCTGCCAGAGCATCGAGGGCGCGAAGGGCTGGAAGACGTCCCTCTTCAAAGCCACGTTGAGCCTCTCCTTAACGCTCTCGTCTCTGGGATCAGCCAGAATCGAGCGGTTACCAAGGGCCCTCGGCCCGTACTCCATCCGACCGTTGAAGAGGCCCACGAGCTCCCCCTCCACGAGGGCATCGGCGACGAATCCCGAAACGTCGCTTACCTCCCCGTACTCAACGCCTTCCTCTTTGAGAATACCCTCTATTTCCTCCTCGGAGTACTCTGGCCCCAGATAGACGTGCTCCAGTTTAGAGGGCCTCCACTTTCCATCTAGCCTCTCGAACTGAGCTTTGATGAATATGGCAGCGCCAAAGGCGAGGCCGCCGTCGTCCATAGCAGGGAACACCCAGAGGTTGTCGTCTCCAAAAACGTGCCTCAGGACGGCGTTGGCCTTGACGTTTTGAGCTACACCGCCGGCGTAGGCCACCGGGAGGGAATGCTCATTGAGCCGGAGGCCCAGCTCCTCAACGAGCTTCTCAAGGTGGGCCTGGGCGCTCGCCGCTATCCCTATCGCCTTCCTCTGAAGTTTTCCCTCGAGCTTTCCGCGCTTCATCTGCATCGCTATCTCCTTCGCGTGCTTCAGCGGATACTTGAACAGCTCCGCGAGCTTCTTAGTGGCTTCAACGCCCACAACCTTTAGATGGTTCTCGAAGGTCAGGCCGTTTAACTCGATTATAGAGCTTAAATCGTAGGCCGGCCTCCCGTAGGCCGCTAAACTCATCACCTTGCCCTCGTGCCTCATCGGCTTGAAGCCGAGGAGCTCTGTAACGGAGGCGTAGAAGTCGCCGAGGGAATCTAGATAGGTGCTCTGAGCCATCCTGATCATCTCACCGTCTCTCGCGACGTAGATGGACGAGCTGAGCCCATCTCCAGCCGCGTCTATGCTCAGAGCTATCGCATCTCTCCAGCCGGAGGTGTAGTAGGCCGAGGCAGAGTGGGCAAGGTGGTGCTCGACGAAGATAACCTTCCTCTTAAAGTCTTTCCCAAAAATTGCCTTCAGGTTCTCCTCAAGAGCTATTAAGCGGCTCTGCTTCCGGAATATTCCGGCAACTGCTATGGCCTCAACTTCCTCTGGAGAAGCGTTGGCCATCTCAAGGACTTTCCTCACGCTCAGCTCAGGGAAGCCGCGGTATTTTTTAACGCGGTTGAGTCTCTCCTCGTTAACCGCGAAGATTCTCTCGCCGTCTATCAGAACTACCCCCGCATCGTGACCATCGTGGACTCCGAGTATCATGTTCCCCGCTTCCGCAAAGGTCTTTAAAAACTTCGCCCCAGTCTAAAGGGGTGAGATTATGATAATCTGGGACGACCACTTCCACGTTGACCCTTACCACGGGCTGTTTTTGGAGGCGGTGAAGGAGTTTCATAGGACCGGGGGAACGCACCTCGTGGTGGTCTACAAGACGGCCCACGACTACGGCTTCCCGGGACTCAAGGCGGAGGACTTCATGAAGGCGATGGACTTCCACATCGAGCTGGTCGAGAGGATAAACAGCGAGACACCGGTGAAGGCCTACGCCGTCGTTGGAGTCCACCCGGCGGAGTTCGACTACCTTGCGAGAGAGAAAGGGCTCGAATATGCGAAAAACGAGGTAATGAAGGCGTTGGAGTATGCCCAGAAGCTCTGCCTTGAGGGAAAGGCGATAGGCATAGGTGAAATCGGCAGGCCGCACTACGAGGTTCCAGAGGAGATTTGGAAAGCGAGCATAGAGCTGATGAAGTACGGGATGAGTTTAGCAAAAGAGGCCGACTGCGCCGTCCAGCTCCACACCGAGAGCTTCAACGAAGAGAAGTTCAGGGAGCTCGGGAAATACGTAAGGGAGGTCGGCATGAAACCCCATAAAGTTGTCAAGCACTTCTCGCCGCCGCTAGTAACGGTTGCCGAAGAGGTCGGCGTTTTCCCGAGCGTGATAGCGAGCAGGAAGAACATCAAAGCTGCCATAGAGCAGGGGAACCGCTTCATGATGGAGACTGACTACATAGACGATAAGAGAAGGCCGGGAGCGGTTCTGGGGCCGAAAACTGTTCCAAAGAGGACGAAGGCCTTCCTCCAGAACGGCATCTTCACCGAGGAGGACGTTTACAAGATACACGTTGAAAACCCGGAAAAGGTCTATGGGGTGGAGATTGGGGAGTAGCCCCAAATTTTCACTTTTCGGACCGTGGACTCAGAAAAGCCTGAGCTCTTCATCCGGTGCTATGGGCTCCGCCTCGTAGCCAAGTCCATTTAAAATCCTCGCGAACTCCCTCGCGTGGCCGTAGACCGTCAGCACCTTCTCGGGGTTTACCTTCTCCACTATCCGCATGAGCTCCCAGAAATCCGCGTGGTTGCTTAGCTTCAGCGTTCCAAAGCCGGAAACCGTAAGCTCCCACGGAGAGAAGGAGTTCTCAACCCTTGGGGAGCGGAAGGAGCGCAAGACCACCTCCCCATCCCCCAGGATGTTGCCGAAGGTTACCCCGAACTTGGAGTAGACCCTCGCCACCTTGAGCATCTCCCTGGACGGCCTGACCGTGTAGCCGTGGACGTCGAGTATCTTCATGACCTCCTGCGCCTTTCCCATCTGGTTAACGTAGAGCGTCGGCCTCTTCCCCCTGTCAAGGGCTTCCTCCACAAATGCCACGAGCTTCTTCTCCGCCTCTCTCGGCGAGGGAAAGGTGTGGTGGGGAACACCGAAGGTGGCTTCGATCACGAGGAAGTCCGCCCGCGGGAAGCGGCTTTTCTCCGCCGTCCGGAGCTTGTACCACTTCACATCTCCTGTGTAGAAGAGCGTGCCGTTCTCGAGCCACAGCTTTATTCCGGCCGAGCCGAGCATGTGGCCCGCGGGATAGAGCTTCGCCTTTATATCACCTATGTAAAAGGTTTTCCCAAAGGGAACCTCGCGGTAAAAGCCCCCCTTGCGGAGGTGGCTGAGGAACTTTGTGGCCCTCGTGGCGAAGATGACCTCCCCGCTAACGAAGTGGTCGGTGTGGGCGTGGCTCTGGAAGGCAAACCTCGTCGAGCTGTCGAGGCCTATGTTGCGCAATATCATCTTACGCCCCCGGTTATGATAAACATCGAACTGACAGTTTATAAATATGGCACCGAAAAATATGCGGAGGAAAGATGAAGGTAGAGACGGCCGTGTTAGTGGTCTCCGCGACACTCATATACCCGTTAATACTCTATTACCTAGTCCTAACTCTGAACGGGATACGCTACTATCTGGGGTTCCAGGAAAGGGAGCCCCCTCATGAGCTCCCGAAGGTCACCATCATGATACCGGCCCGGAACGAGGGGTTGACCGTTGGTGAGACGCTCAGGGCCATGATGGAACTCGACTACCCCAAGGACCGTCTTGAGGTTCTCCTCCTGAACGATGGCTCCACGGACGAGACGGAGGTTGTGGCAAGGCGGTTCGAGAGGGAATATCCTTTCATCAGGGTAATAAACGTGGAGAACGGGGGAAGGGGTAAGGGATACGTTCTGAACTACGGGATGAAGTTCGCCCGCGGGGAGGTCATAGCGGTTTACGATGCGGACAACAGGCCCGAGAAGGACTCCCTAAAGAAGCTCATCGCCCTTCTCAGCGAGGAAACACCCGTCGTTGTCGGGAAGGTGAAAACATTAAATTGGAAAACGAACGTTCTAACGCGCTTCATCTCAATGGAGTTCATGTACTTCCAGCTCGTCAGCCAGGGCGGTAGGAGCTTGCTGTTTAAGAACGCCCTTATTCCCGGCACAAACTTCGTCATAAAGCGCTCCATTCTTGAGGAGATTGGAGGGTGGGACGAAAAAGCCCTTGCAGAGGACCTTGAGCTCTCCTTCAGGATTATGGAGAGGGGATACCGGATACTCTACAACCCCCAAGCCACCTCATGGGAGAGCGAGCCTGAAGACTGGGGCGTGTGGTTCCGTCAGAGGGTTAGATGGGCAACGGGAAACGTTTACACTGCCCGAAAGTACCTCAGGCGGCTCCACAGCATCAGGAGCCCATTCGTGAGGGCCGATGTCATTGTGGAGGCCACTACGTACTACCTCTTCTCAGCGGCCGTGCTTGCCTCGGATATCCTATTCCTCCACGGGGTCTCCCTTGGAAGAGAACTTAACAGGTTCGCACTGATGCTCTGGGCAGTTGTTTACGGGATATACCTCTTTAGCATCTACGCCGCTCTTGCACTCGAGGGAGAGCTCAGACCTTCCTACGTACTCCTTGCACCTATCATGTACTACACCTACTCGCAGGCGTGGATCCTCGTCTCGCTGAAGGGACTCGACAACGTCCGCAGAGGAGCGGTTAGATGGTACAAGACCGTCAGAACCGCGGTGATAAGGAGCGTATACTACCCGCTCTTCGGCCGGAGTGTGAACAGGGAAACCCTCCCCCTGGGCCTCCGTCCCGTTATCGAAGCGGAGAAGTTCGGGGCGTCCAGGCGAGTGGGGGAACTCTCAAGGAAGCTGGCCCGTGAGGAGGGTCTCTCCGAGGAGGACGCCCGTGCTATAGTGCTCTCCATTCTCTCAGGTGCCAACGTTGTGGTGGTCTCCTCCAGAAAGGCGGAGAGGATAGCTCTCAAGCTCGGACTGGTGCCGATTGAAAAGGAGGTGGTTAAGGTTGAGCCGCGAAAGTGAACTTCTTGAGAAATACTTTCAGATGACGAAGGATGGGGAGAAGGCCCTCGATATGCTGGAGAGGGCCCTTGAGGAGAAGGAGAGGAACATGTTCAGGGGCTTCCTCATGGTGGGGCTCGGGATATCCCTCCTGGTCAACGCCACCATAATGTCCCTCAGGGAGACCTCGCTTATATCGGTCTTTGGGAGCCTCCTCGGTGGCCTCTCCCTGGCGGTGGGCTTCTACTACGCGGCCAAACCCATAAGACTCAGGGAAGTGCGGTGAGGGCATCTCACACCTTAACCCCAAGCTCGCCCCGCTCGAGGACGATCCTCCCGTCGGGCAGGAGCGAGATGCTCAGGGCGTGGATTTCCACCCCTGCTTTCCTGGCTTCTTTCAAAAGCTCTGCTATCTCGGGATCGCCCTTCTTGTAGGGCCTGAACCTCTCAACGCCGGGCATCGCACCGATGAAGAATATCATAGCCCTCTTTCCAGCCTTTGACAGCTCTATCAGCTCCCTTATGTGTTTCTGGCCCCTCACGCTCGGGCAGTCGGGGTACATCGCGTACTCTCCCCTTTTCCCACCGCGGAGGACGGCGCTCTTCATCTCGGCGTAGATTTCACCGCCTGGACACTCGAAGAGGTAATCGAGGCGGGACTTTCCGACGGTGACTTCCTTCCTTTTTAT
This region of Palaeococcus ferrophilus DSM 13482 genomic DNA includes:
- a CDS encoding sugar phosphate isomerase/epimerase family protein — translated: MRRRVGLSMTAFRGESPGEFAGWTARVEGLGFDFVELVSEWPHYITPENWREWADAIESTNLGVTLHAPFIDINIASFNAVIRETSLRIIEESLDAASRLGAEVVTLHPGHCSPISRERQRDYLEIHRASLERLGNLGEEYGVKIGVENMPHFPILDGQGCDRLEEILTGLNIGVTFDVGHLNTTTGAFERFIARLGERIVHVHLHDNSGESDEHRALGSGTIPWERVLKALPPVTWALEVLTLEDAEKSLGLIKRFGE
- a CDS encoding potassium channel family protein; its protein translation is MSELKEIKNCLVEMKDLSSLMVDLAFSSVMYNSEDIAEEVYLLEERMDDLTLKVKKLALKAAKKEEKPTKLLSVIEVATINEQMSDAAYKISEIVLRDVEPHPIIRKIMEDTEEELGRVTVRPGSILHGKTLAQLKLPSKIGTRILAIKRGTRYVYNPGKDDTLEEGDVLIAVGSDLDKLRKLAGEEVEEEE
- a CDS encoding potassium channel family protein, with translation MEELEEYEYRPKNVKEIFIEMKNTAELMVDLAYSSVLFNEEDIAEEVLELEEYLDLLNYHLTVHAVLAARNPRDAEKITSILQMAHAIDDVSNAAADLAKMVLEGVELHPVIREAIMESEEVIGRFIVAPHSVLVGKTLEELDLASNTGVWLIAVRRGKRWIFAPDGDFKILANDVLIGRGTQTSIDYLKELARGIMKVVGNE
- a CDS encoding magnesium transporter; translated protein: MGALQELKNRVLSAYRTTLPSLVLSLIIGLFGGTFLGKYFDKVRSSYPGLLVILPGIMGLRGNVFGSLASRFSTMLYLGELEPCLRDRKVLKNVVIAVMLSLIPITLLWAIGVLQGIRKNAFEILLIVISSTILVSLILGYFSAFVTIFSFRRGSDPDSVAAPLVASMGDLLTIPSLIMFILLLEHSKGQFWTSNTALVVLFLFLIGVGRVRRAEVLELKELFITITALALLSVVSGSLLHRYSEIIGRALLLGFIYPALLSSFGNYGSVVAAKTSTKLHLGEIEGYLSGEQMLEILGLFMTTPVIGVALSYLGALVVRLTTGASVVPLRTLVLTYPFMALFVMFYAYTLSYFLFQRNIDPDSVAIPLIANNSDILGTIYTVMLAKMATGM
- a CDS encoding pyridoxal phosphate-dependent aminotransferase, with protein sequence MIHPSERAMGVEYAIRDVVLPARELEKKGIKVIRLNIGDPGKYDFQPPEHMKEAYCRAINEGHNYYGPSEGIPELREAIVEREKRKNGVNVSPDDVRVTTAVTEALQLIFGGILDPGDNILVPSPSYPPYTGLVKFYGGIPNEYTTLEEEGWQPDIDDMRKRIDERTKAIAVINPNNPTGALYEKKTVKEIIDLAGEYDILIISDEIYDLMTYEGEHVSPGSLTKDVPVIVMNGMSKVYFATGWRLGYFYYVDPENKLAEVREAIDKLARIRLCPSTPAQFAAIAGLTGPMDYLGEYMAKLKERRDYIYKRLTEIPGVSTQKPQGAFYIFPRIEERSKWKSDKEFVLDVLNEAHVLFVHGSGFGRVGDWHFRIVFLPPVPVLEEAMDNFEAFMRKRLG
- a CDS encoding carbamoyltransferase family protein — encoded protein: MILGVHDGHDAGVVLIDGERIFAVNEERLNRVKKYRGFPELSVRKVLEMANASPEEVEAIAVAGIFRKQSRLIALEENLKAIFGKDFKRKVIFVEHHLAHSASAYYTSGWRDAIALSIDAAGDGLSSSIYVARDGEMIRMAQSTYLDSLGDFYASVTELLGFKPMRHEGKVMSLAAYGRPAYDLSSIIELNGLTFENHLKVVGVEATKKLAELFKYPLKHAKEIAMQMKRGKLEGKLQRKAIGIAASAQAHLEKLVEELGLRLNEHSLPVAYAGGVAQNVKANAVLRHVFGDDNLWVFPAMDDGGLAFGAAIFIKAQFERLDGKWRPSKLEHVYLGPEYSEEEIEGILKEEGVEYGEVSDVSGFVADALVEGELVGLFNGRMEYGPRALGNRSILADPRDESVKERLNVALKRDVFQPFAPSMLWQKAGEYLEDLNGEPNEFMTMSYTASEEFREAAPAVVHVDGTTRPQAVRKKVNELYYSTIEEFNKKAGIGAVLNTSFNMHGEPIVCSPADALESARKAGLDVLILAPFAVYV
- a CDS encoding TatD family hydrolase, with translation MIIWDDHFHVDPYHGLFLEAVKEFHRTGGTHLVVVYKTAHDYGFPGLKAEDFMKAMDFHIELVERINSETPVKAYAVVGVHPAEFDYLAREKGLEYAKNEVMKALEYAQKLCLEGKAIGIGEIGRPHYEVPEEIWKASIELMKYGMSLAKEADCAVQLHTESFNEEKFRELGKYVREVGMKPHKVVKHFSPPLVTVAEEVGVFPSVIASRKNIKAAIEQGNRFMMETDYIDDKRRPGAVLGPKTVPKRTKAFLQNGIFTEEDVYKIHVENPEKVYGVEIGE
- a CDS encoding MBL fold metallo-hydrolase; protein product: MILRNIGLDSSTRFAFQSHAHTDHFVSGEVIFATRATKFLSHLRKGGFYREVPFGKTFYIGDIKAKLYPAGHMLGSAGIKLWLENGTLFYTGDVKWYKLRTAEKSRFPRADFLVIEATFGVPHHTFPSPREAEKKLVAFVEEALDRGKRPTLYVNQMGKAQEVMKILDVHGYTVRPSREMLKVARVYSKFGVTFGNILGDGEVVLRSFRSPRVENSFSPWELTVSGFGTLKLSNHADFWELMRIVEKVNPEKVLTVYGHAREFARILNGLGYEAEPIAPDEELRLF
- a CDS encoding glycosyltransferase; protein product: MKVETAVLVVSATLIYPLILYYLVLTLNGIRYYLGFQEREPPHELPKVTIMIPARNEGLTVGETLRAMMELDYPKDRLEVLLLNDGSTDETEVVARRFEREYPFIRVINVENGGRGKGYVLNYGMKFARGEVIAVYDADNRPEKDSLKKLIALLSEETPVVVGKVKTLNWKTNVLTRFISMEFMYFQLVSQGGRSLLFKNALIPGTNFVIKRSILEEIGGWDEKALAEDLELSFRIMERGYRILYNPQATSWESEPEDWGVWFRQRVRWATGNVYTARKYLRRLHSIRSPFVRADVIVEATTYYLFSAAVLASDILFLHGVSLGRELNRFALMLWAVVYGIYLFSIYAALALEGELRPSYVLLAPIMYYTYSQAWILVSLKGLDNVRRGAVRWYKTVRTAVIRSVYYPLFGRSVNRETLPLGLRPVIEAEKFGASRRVGELSRKLAREEGLSEEDARAIVLSILSGANVVVVSSRKAERIALKLGLVPIEKEVVKVEPRK
- the sfsA gene encoding DNA/RNA nuclease SfsA; amino-acid sequence: MTKPVLLTLNVVPCRFIERLNRFVALVEVNGEIRKALVTNTGRLEEFMVKGRRAFCTPKRGGKTDFVLIAFEDLEGEGAIIDTRTQAKAFERAVELNLVPWLRNCLIKRKEVTVGKSRLDYLFECPGGEIYAEMKSAVLRGGKRGEYAMYPDCPSVRGQKHIRELIELSKAGKRAMIFFIGAMPGVERFRPYKKGDPEIAELLKEARKAGVEIHALSISLLPDGRIVLERGELGVKV